The genomic window TAATAAAACAAATATTTGAAGATAAATGGGGAGAGTTTAAAGAAAAATACCCAATTAGGCCAACAGTATTGTCAGAAGTAAAAAAGATGCTAACTTGTAAAGATATGAGTGAAGGATATAGCAAATTTTGTTGTCCGACATGTAATGAAGTCAGATATGTAGGCTTTACCTGTAAGAGTCGCTTCTGTACATCTTGTGGTCGGAAAGCAACAGAACAGTGGGTAGA from Anaerobranca gottschalkii DSM 13577 includes these protein-coding regions:
- a CDS encoding transposase zinc-binding domain-containing protein, translating into MATGIIKQIFEDKWGEFKEKYPIRPTVLSEVKKMLTCKDMSEGYSKFCCPTCNEVRYVGFTCKSRFCTSCGRKATEQWV